Proteins encoded by one window of Ulvibacter sp. MAR_2010_11:
- a CDS encoding CsgG/HfaB family protein yields MPFLLGSCGAYFNQPLGNQEARISEYTNQTKKLLDLPAPAKRIEVGVYNFKDQTGQYKNIENGSTFSTAVTQGATTILIKALEDSKWFVPIERENLQNLLNERNIIRTTRDEYRANPNDPPQKLNPLLFAGMLLEGGVISYDSNILSGGAGARYFGVGASTQYRQDRITVYLRAVSTSTGAVIKTVNVSKTILSQAVDVGIFRYVNFQRLLEVETGYTKNEPTQMAVQEAIEKAVEVLIYEGIKDGIWSTNEGEEKDKELVEQYLLEKELEESTTLYERKYLKHDYRHTANVNFGLALVDGDYNTGYYDFKAGLGYKYRILPALSLGADLQIFKLNSTAETNHWWISESLNLEYNILPHDKLSPFLYAGPGVLLFADDSPSLYLQRWDAFFNLKFGAGVEYAVSDRVSFVLNGEWNATFNDKIDNLPQGRRDDYYYTFGLGLNYHFGSKKTKLKTNQ; encoded by the coding sequence ATGCCTTTCCTTTTAGGGAGCTGTGGTGCCTATTTCAATCAACCGCTGGGAAATCAAGAGGCCAGAATATCGGAATACACGAATCAGACAAAAAAATTATTAGACCTTCCGGCTCCTGCCAAACGAATTGAGGTGGGGGTTTATAATTTTAAAGATCAAACAGGTCAATATAAAAATATAGAAAACGGTAGTACCTTTAGTACTGCTGTAACTCAAGGAGCAACTACCATACTTATTAAAGCACTCGAAGATTCTAAGTGGTTTGTTCCCATAGAACGGGAAAATCTTCAGAACCTGCTCAACGAGCGTAATATTATTCGAACCACCAGAGACGAATACAGAGCAAACCCTAACGATCCTCCTCAGAAGTTAAATCCCCTGTTATTTGCCGGGATGCTTTTGGAAGGCGGTGTAATTTCATACGATTCGAATATATTGTCGGGGGGTGCCGGAGCCCGTTATTTTGGTGTTGGAGCTTCTACTCAATATCGCCAGGACAGGATTACGGTATATCTTAGAGCTGTTTCTACATCAACAGGGGCAGTTATTAAAACAGTGAATGTTTCTAAAACCATTCTTTCACAAGCAGTAGATGTTGGAATTTTCAGATATGTCAACTTTCAACGCCTCCTGGAGGTTGAAACGGGATACACTAAAAATGAACCTACCCAAATGGCCGTACAGGAAGCTATTGAAAAGGCGGTTGAAGTTCTTATTTACGAGGGAATCAAAGACGGTATTTGGTCCACAAACGAAGGAGAAGAGAAAGATAAAGAGTTAGTGGAACAATATTTACTCGAAAAGGAGTTGGAAGAGTCTACTACTCTTTATGAACGGAAATATTTGAAACACGATTATAGACATACAGCCAATGTTAATTTTGGATTGGCTTTGGTAGATGGTGACTACAATACAGGGTATTATGATTTCAAAGCGGGATTAGGTTATAAATACAGAATATTACCGGCTTTGAGTTTGGGAGCCGATTTGCAAATATTTAAATTAAATTCGACTGCCGAAACCAATCATTGGTGGATAAGCGAAAGCCTGAATCTGGAATACAATATACTACCTCACGATAAACTATCGCCCTTTTTATATGCCGGACCGGGAGTGTTACTTTTTGCAGACGATTCTCCGAGTTTATATTTGCAACGATGGGATGCATTTTTTAATCTGAAATTTGGTGCCGGTGTGGAATATGCAGTCTCGGACAGAGTTTCTTTTGTCTTAAATGGCGAATGGAATGCAACATTTAATGATAAAATTGACAACCTCCCCCAGGGTAGAAGAGATGATTACTATTATACGTTCGGACTCGGACTAAACTATCATTTCGGATCCAAAAAAACTAAATTAAAAACTAACCAATAA
- a CDS encoding CsgE family curli-type amyloid fiber assembly protein encodes MLTIKTYITFIGCLFCIISTGFSQIYNTEIEATINLEKNTEFIEITGSAYNKTEVSHSLRYVLSVIKNNPLNSNRSKNDQSGRLVLKGGEKQNLSKTTINANETDRIIILLLVYNSNDKLLGKDRIVINGTAEDKAAEEQKIILERGISPDGTHRNDDGVVLTGIVIEDTKTKPGRDFYKLFSQLYISYNINGDKIVAIKETLALANNTKIEILVDNNSVLEFFVRPQNDFLKAMADESIRRVALYLQQLKEEKNYVKRF; translated from the coding sequence TTGCTTACAATTAAAACATATATAACCTTCATAGGATGTCTGTTCTGTATTATATCGACAGGGTTTTCACAAATCTACAATACCGAGATTGAAGCTACAATAAATCTTGAAAAGAATACCGAATTTATTGAGATCACCGGTTCGGCATATAATAAAACGGAAGTTAGTCACAGTTTGAGATATGTTCTTTCAGTTATAAAAAATAATCCGCTAAATTCAAATAGATCTAAAAACGACCAGAGTGGTCGCTTGGTTTTAAAGGGAGGTGAAAAACAAAACTTATCAAAAACCACCATTAATGCCAATGAAACCGATAGAATTATTATTCTCTTGTTGGTTTACAACTCGAATGATAAATTGCTTGGGAAAGACAGAATTGTAATTAACGGTACTGCTGAAGACAAAGCTGCGGAAGAGCAAAAAATAATTTTAGAGCGGGGAATTTCACCAGACGGAACTCATAGAAACGATGATGGAGTAGTATTAACAGGAATAGTAATTGAAGATACTAAGACTAAACCCGGGAGAGATTTTTACAAACTTTTTTCTCAATTATATATTTCATATAATATTAATGGAGATAAAATTGTCGCTATAAAAGAGACATTGGCCTTGGCAAATAACACTAAAATTGAGATTTTAGTTGATAATAACAGTGTTTTGGAGTTTTTTGTAAGACCCCAAAACGATTTCTTGAAGGCAATGGCAGATGAGTCTATTAGAAGAGTAGCACTTTATCTTCAGCAATTGAAAGAAGAAAAAAATTATGTCAAACGATTTTAA
- a CDS encoding curli assembly protein CsgF, producing MKSIILFLFLAATSYGFGQQLVYTPKNPAFGGDPFNYTWLLNSANAQNSFEDPNSEFGNLGDFGSLNDSLNNQLLQNQFGNQTPQVGTSTNGNLEYEVFESNEGLIINILDITTGEQTQILIPN from the coding sequence ATGAAATCTATCATTCTGTTTCTTTTCTTAGCGGCAACATCCTACGGGTTTGGACAACAATTGGTATACACTCCCAAGAATCCAGCTTTTGGTGGAGATCCATTTAATTATACATGGTTGTTAAATTCGGCTAATGCACAAAATTCGTTTGAAGATCCAAACAGTGAATTTGGTAATTTGGGAGATTTTGGCTCATTAAACGATAGCTTAAATAACCAATTATTGCAAAATCAATTTGGAAACCAAACTCCTCAAGTTGGTACTTCCACAAATGGTAATCTTGAATATGAAGTATTCGAATCTAATGAAGGGTTGATTATAAATATTCTAGATATAACAACAGGAGAGCAAACTCAAATACTTATTCCTAATTAG